From a single Natronorubrum tibetense GA33 genomic region:
- a CDS encoding ArsR/SmtB family transcription factor — MAETEARLRRYLEDELETCQNEDLQKRLAELDDLESVLDGGTAGTDVATFSALGDETRYRLVRLLVASDDELCVCEITPLVDVSDSAVSHALSTLTDAGLVTKRKDGRWRKYRATKRATALLTVLDGSR; from the coding sequence ATGGCCGAAACGGAAGCGAGACTGCGGCGCTACCTCGAGGACGAACTCGAGACGTGTCAGAACGAGGATCTACAGAAACGACTGGCCGAACTCGACGACCTCGAATCCGTGCTCGATGGGGGGACGGCCGGAACCGACGTGGCGACGTTCTCGGCGCTCGGCGACGAGACGCGATACCGCCTCGTTCGACTGCTCGTGGCGTCGGACGATGAGCTCTGCGTCTGTGAGATCACCCCGCTCGTGGACGTCAGCGACAGCGCCGTCAGCCACGCGCTCTCGACGCTCACCGACGCCGGGCTCGTGACCAAACGGAAGGACGGCCGGTGGCGAAAGTACCGTGCGACGAAGCGTGCAACTGCTCTTTTGACCGTTCTCGACGGCTCGCGATAA
- a CDS encoding RidA family protein yields MARTTNESERRQNHQPTMETDGTLSERSKRQRDGFEHTGAFGQRTGESDLIFFEGILPEIDGEVLNTHSIEEQAATCFDRLESVLETRDVTLEDVMKLEVHLTDPDASEAVDTVYDSRFDGVEHPPRTVIGVCSLPGGADVQFDVVAADE; encoded by the coding sequence ATGGCCCGCACGACAAACGAGAGCGAGCGTCGACAGAACCACCAGCCGACGATGGAAACGGACGGAACGCTCAGCGAACGCAGCAAACGGCAGCGAGACGGGTTCGAGCACACCGGCGCGTTCGGTCAACGGACGGGCGAGTCGGATCTAATCTTTTTCGAGGGAATCCTGCCGGAGATCGACGGCGAGGTATTGAACACACATTCAATCGAGGAACAGGCGGCGACGTGTTTCGACCGCCTCGAGTCGGTCCTGGAAACCCGAGACGTGACGCTCGAGGACGTGATGAAGCTCGAGGTTCATCTCACCGACCCGGACGCCAGCGAGGCCGTCGACACCGTCTACGACTCTCGGTTCGACGGGGTCGAACACCCGCCACGGACCGTTATCGGTGTCTGTTCGCTCCCCGGCGGTGCAGACGTGCAGTTCGACGTCGTCGCAGCCGACGAATAA
- a CDS encoding aldo/keto reductase codes for MEYTTLGSTGMSVSRIGLGCMSFGSGRDWMLDREESTELIERAIDLGINFFDTANVYSTGESEEILGDALAGYDRDSQVVATKVYAEMDPDNPNSSGLSRKTIEQELEASLERLGMDTVDLYQTHRWDYDTPIDETLRALDDAVRRGQARYVGTSSMWAHQFAEALQTSDELGLERFATMQNHYNAFYREEEREMLPLCEKEGIGVIPWSPLARGVGTRPLEALESTTRGQTDEYLEQIPYLQGGGEEINERIQELAAEKGVTMAQISLAWLLHKEQVDAPIVGTTSVEHLEEAVEAIELDLSASDMAYLEEPYEPLRIAGHE; via the coding sequence ATGGAGTACACGACGCTCGGGTCGACCGGCATGTCGGTCAGTCGCATCGGACTCGGCTGTATGAGTTTTGGCAGCGGCCGCGACTGGATGCTCGACCGCGAGGAGAGCACCGAACTCATCGAGCGCGCGATCGACCTCGGAATCAACTTCTTCGACACGGCGAACGTCTACTCGACTGGCGAATCCGAGGAGATTCTCGGCGACGCGCTCGCGGGCTACGACCGCGATTCGCAGGTCGTCGCGACGAAGGTGTACGCGGAGATGGACCCCGACAACCCGAACTCGAGCGGGCTCTCCCGGAAGACCATCGAGCAGGAACTCGAGGCGAGCCTCGAGCGACTCGGCATGGATACCGTCGATCTCTACCAGACCCACCGCTGGGACTACGATACGCCGATCGACGAGACGCTCCGGGCGCTCGACGACGCCGTACGGCGGGGACAGGCCCGATACGTCGGCACCTCCTCGATGTGGGCCCACCAGTTCGCCGAGGCGTTGCAGACGAGCGACGAACTGGGTCTCGAGCGCTTCGCGACGATGCAGAACCACTACAACGCCTTCTACCGCGAGGAAGAGCGGGAGATGTTGCCCCTCTGTGAGAAGGAGGGGATCGGCGTCATCCCGTGGTCGCCGCTGGCCCGCGGCGTCGGGACTCGCCCGCTCGAGGCCCTCGAGTCGACGACGCGCGGGCAGACGGACGAGTACTTAGAGCAAATCCCGTACCTCCAGGGCGGCGGCGAGGAGATCAACGAGCGGATTCAGGAACTCGCCGCCGAGAAGGGCGTCACGATGGCCCAGATCTCGCTGGCCTGGCTGCTCCACAAAGAGCAGGTCGACGCCCCCATCGTCGGCACGACCAGCGTCGAGCATCTCGAGGAAGCCGTCGAGGCCATCGAACTGGATCTCTCGGCGTCGGACATGGCCTATCTCGAGGAGCCCTACGAGCCGTTGCGGATCGCCGGTCACGAGTAG
- the azf gene encoding NAD-dependent glucose-6-phosphate dehydrogenase Azf, translated as MAQSVLLTGAAGRVGEAILEGLADDHEWRLLDRDPPTEDYPGEFVVADITEEETVREAMDGIDVVLHLAGDPRKTAPWDSVLTNNIDGTQTVFEAAVDAGVEKVAFASSNHAVGHYETEERTPDMYRADDDYLLDGTELPRPGNLYGVSKVAGESLGRYYHDEYGISVVNVRIGNLTRGHPPIDYERGQAMWLSYRDCAHLFDRCIRADYEYEIVYGISDNDRKYYSIQRAKEALGYEPRDNSAEHD; from the coding sequence ATGGCACAGTCGGTCCTGCTGACCGGGGCTGCGGGGCGCGTCGGAGAGGCTATCCTCGAGGGCCTCGCGGACGACCACGAGTGGCGCTTGCTCGACCGCGATCCGCCGACGGAGGACTATCCGGGCGAGTTCGTCGTCGCAGATATCACCGAAGAAGAGACCGTCCGCGAGGCGATGGACGGCATCGACGTCGTCCTCCATCTTGCGGGCGACCCCCGTAAGACCGCGCCGTGGGACAGCGTCCTGACGAACAACATCGACGGGACACAGACCGTCTTCGAGGCCGCCGTCGATGCGGGCGTCGAGAAGGTCGCCTTCGCGTCCTCCAACCACGCCGTCGGCCACTACGAGACCGAGGAGCGAACGCCCGACATGTACCGCGCGGACGACGACTACCTGCTCGACGGGACGGAACTCCCCCGCCCGGGCAACCTCTACGGCGTCTCGAAGGTCGCTGGCGAATCCCTCGGTCGGTACTACCACGACGAGTACGGCATCTCGGTCGTCAACGTCCGCATCGGAAACCTCACTCGAGGCCACCCCCCGATCGACTACGAGCGCGGGCAAGCGATGTGGCTCTCCTACCGCGACTGTGCACACCTGTTCGATCGCTGTATTCGGGCCGACTACGAGTACGAAATCGTCTACGGGATTAGCGACAACGACCGGAAATATTACTCGATCCAGCGCGCAAAGGAGGCCCTCGGCTACGAGCCGCGGGACAACTCCGCCGAGCACGACTGA
- a CDS encoding dihydroneopterin aldolase family protein — MTSDTDPTVAEAACFEAGIKFGTLYHQFAGTPVSPDSAASLARAMEDSITNQPHCAAVTVDVMVDELEAELADSAADYTELTGRFLEVEIVVDYEGCEVVTRMAMEDGYPLMRVESVRGRD; from the coding sequence ATGACCAGCGATACCGACCCCACAGTCGCCGAGGCCGCCTGCTTCGAGGCTGGCATCAAGTTCGGCACGCTCTACCACCAGTTCGCCGGCACTCCGGTGTCGCCCGACAGCGCTGCGAGTCTCGCGCGGGCGATGGAGGACTCGATCACCAATCAACCCCACTGTGCGGCGGTCACCGTCGACGTGATGGTCGACGAACTCGAGGCCGAACTCGCCGATTCGGCGGCTGATTACACGGAACTGACGGGACGGTTTCTCGAGGTCGAGATCGTCGTCGACTACGAGGGCTGTGAGGTCGTCACGCGGATGGCAATGGAAGACGGCTATCCGCTGATGCGCGTCGAGTCGGTTCGGGGTCGCGACTGA
- a CDS encoding DUF5790 family protein: protein MSQATFGDDEELFGEAANEMREDVEASLEEAWDALPSADDVWETDADNVLGVLNGLNSALNAGDAEDHLRDAKKWFTMGQRADAFEDADDLEEEIGDLEEAIEDISDAGEQVGELTSTIPALRGTLEDAGPAEDEEDEEEEAESDADEDDEEDEE, encoded by the coding sequence ATGAGTCAAGCGACGTTCGGCGACGACGAGGAACTGTTCGGCGAAGCCGCCAACGAAATGCGCGAGGACGTCGAGGCCTCGCTCGAGGAGGCCTGGGACGCACTTCCGAGCGCCGACGACGTCTGGGAGACCGACGCCGACAACGTGCTGGGCGTGCTCAACGGGCTGAATTCCGCGCTGAACGCCGGGGATGCCGAGGACCACCTTCGAGACGCCAAGAAGTGGTTCACGATGGGCCAGCGAGCCGACGCCTTCGAGGACGCCGACGACCTTGAAGAAGAGATCGGCGATCTCGAGGAAGCTATCGAGGACATCTCCGACGCCGGCGAACAGGTTGGCGAACTCACCTCGACGATTCCGGCCCTTCGCGGTACGCTCGAGGACGCCGGTCCCGCCGAGGACGAGGAAGACGAGGAGGAGGAAGCGGAGAGTGACGCCGACGAAGACGACGAGGAAGACGAAGAGTAA
- a CDS encoding creatininase family protein, with amino-acid sequence MNLRDATWTDVRDCETDLAVVPVGSTEQHGPHAPLGTDVIAAEAVADAGIARVNREVVRAPAIPVGVAEEHRQFPGTMWVSDETFRRYVREAVESLAYHGFDRVVLVNGHGGNVDALREVGGRVTRDGEAYAVPFTWFEAVGEHSAEMGHGGPLETALLRHCEPELVREDRMDEAQAGRADGWGEWVSHTNLAYDSAAFSENGVVGDPDAGDERRGKELLERAGDALARLLEAVAERDVSRPERR; translated from the coding sequence ATGAACCTACGCGACGCGACGTGGACGGACGTTCGAGACTGCGAGACCGATCTCGCGGTCGTTCCCGTCGGGAGTACGGAACAGCACGGCCCCCACGCACCGCTCGGGACGGACGTCATCGCCGCGGAGGCGGTCGCCGACGCCGGAATAGCGCGCGTCAATCGCGAGGTCGTGCGCGCCCCGGCGATTCCGGTCGGCGTCGCCGAAGAGCACCGCCAGTTCCCCGGGACGATGTGGGTCTCCGACGAGACGTTCCGACGCTACGTCCGCGAGGCCGTCGAGAGCCTCGCCTACCACGGCTTCGACCGGGTGGTCCTCGTCAACGGCCACGGCGGTAACGTCGACGCATTGCGAGAGGTCGGCGGCCGGGTCACCCGCGATGGCGAGGCGTACGCCGTCCCGTTCACCTGGTTCGAGGCCGTCGGCGAACACTCCGCGGAGATGGGCCACGGCGGCCCGCTCGAGACTGCCCTGCTTCGCCACTGCGAGCCCGAACTGGTTCGCGAGGATCGGATGGACGAGGCCCAGGCCGGGCGAGCCGACGGCTGGGGCGAGTGGGTAAGTCACACGAATCTCGCCTACGATTCGGCAGCCTTCAGCGAAAACGGCGTCGTCGGGGATCCAGACGCGGGCGATGAACGGCGCGGCAAGGAGCTTCTCGAGCGAGCGGGCGACGCGCTGGCGCGGCTGCTCGAGGCCGTCGCAGAGCGAGACGTCTCGCGGCCCGAGCGTCGGTAG
- a CDS encoding phosphatase PAP2 family protein, with amino-acid sequence MFPPPFSTLAAAGLDGIRRSVESDAMYRGGDVLESLHGSVPEWLLLLAALVTRLGDVATVISIVILASWLLTWRGTAAELESPETDSIAPNADRAPAVWLVGVVVGGLAAMTALKYLFALPRPELVAATPSMLPTALESTYVSTVTLGGYGFPSGHAVGATVAYGALALATSLGTRRSRLAVAGVLALAVSLSRVVLAVHYPGDIVAGILLGVGYLAAVWWLLERSPADRTTTAFALALGLALVAIAVSGAAGRSVAYAALAAGGLTIWSFARPRSGRLSSARPAYHAESATIALALLVGVIVVGGGLQSVGPAAALGALVVVPAVIRPRLSPS; translated from the coding sequence TTGTTTCCGCCCCCATTTAGTACGCTTGCAGCTGCCGGTCTCGACGGTATCCGACGATCCGTCGAATCCGACGCCATGTATCGCGGCGGCGACGTTCTCGAGTCGCTCCACGGCTCCGTTCCGGAGTGGTTGCTCCTGCTCGCTGCACTCGTAACCCGCCTCGGCGACGTCGCCACCGTTATTTCGATCGTGATCCTGGCGTCCTGGTTGCTCACGTGGCGAGGGACGGCGGCTGAACTCGAGTCTCCGGAGACGGATTCGATCGCACCGAACGCCGACCGCGCGCCCGCCGTCTGGCTCGTGGGCGTCGTCGTCGGCGGGCTGGCGGCGATGACCGCACTGAAATATCTCTTCGCGTTGCCGCGGCCAGAACTCGTCGCGGCGACACCAAGCATGTTACCGACGGCGCTCGAGTCGACGTACGTCTCGACGGTGACGCTGGGCGGCTACGGCTTTCCGAGCGGCCACGCGGTCGGGGCCACCGTCGCCTACGGAGCGCTGGCGCTTGCGACCTCCCTCGGGACGCGTCGCAGCCGACTCGCGGTCGCGGGCGTCCTCGCGCTCGCGGTGAGCCTCTCACGGGTCGTCCTCGCCGTCCACTACCCCGGCGATATCGTCGCCGGAATCCTCCTCGGGGTCGGCTACCTCGCGGCGGTCTGGTGGCTGCTCGAGCGCTCGCCGGCCGATCGCACGACGACCGCCTTCGCGCTGGCGCTCGGTCTCGCACTCGTCGCGATAGCCGTCAGCGGCGCCGCGGGCCGGTCGGTGGCGTACGCCGCACTCGCAGCCGGCGGCTTGACGATCTGGTCGTTCGCCCGTCCTCGCTCCGGTCGGCTCTCGTCCGCACGGCCCGCGTATCACGCGGAGTCGGCGACGATTGCACTCGCTCTCCTCGTCGGTGTTATCGTCGTCGGTGGAGGGCTGCAGTCGGTCGGTCCGGCCGCCGCCCTCGGTGCGCTGGTCGTCGTGCCGGCGGTGATCCGGCCGCGGCTGTCGCCGTCGTAG
- a CDS encoding DUF5789 family protein: MTDDNRQLGVELGELGDDLESAEYPMSEDELLERYGDGEIEMEGETETLEHIIGPLNEDEYRDYGEVEQAIMNMVGDEAIGRKNYSDRTPPAAGEDRQDEGAPDQDDQEGQESF; encoded by the coding sequence ATGACTGACGACAATCGACAGCTCGGCGTCGAACTCGGCGAGCTCGGCGACGACCTCGAGTCCGCGGAGTATCCGATGAGCGAGGACGAGTTGCTCGAGCGCTACGGTGACGGGGAGATCGAGATGGAGGGCGAGACGGAGACGCTCGAGCACATCATCGGCCCGCTGAACGAGGACGAGTACCGAGACTACGGCGAGGTCGAGCAGGCGATCATGAACATGGTCGGCGACGAGGCTATCGGACGGAAGAATTACAGCGACCGCACGCCCCCGGCGGCGGGCGAGGACCGCCAGGACGAAGGCGCACCGGACCAGGATGACCAGGAAGGCCAGGAGTCGTTCTGA
- a CDS encoding ABC transporter ATP-binding protein, translating into MEDVDWDDDDPFEEQRERVESPMRRLLFEYGRPYWFSATVGLISSVLARALDLLPALLLAVAIDAIFGEAAFAEQVPLVILPEAWLPATREGQFWFVAAAIAGSFALGAIFHWLRNWGFNAFSQDIQHDVRTATYDKMQRLDMEFFASKQTGEMMSVLSNDVNQLERFLNEGMNSATRLIVMVVGISFLLFWLNPQLALVSLAPVPLIAIFTYIFVKKIQPKYAAVRSSVGKVNSRLENNLGGIGVIKSSNTETYESDRVEDVSKKYYDTNWEAIWLRIRFFPGLQLISGIGFVLTFVVGGYWVFTGTAPGPFTGTLQEGVFVAFILYTQQLVWPMAQFGQVVNMYQRAEASSERIFGLMDEQGRIERDEGAADLEVTEGRVEYDEVSFGYEQNERIIDDISFDVDGGETVALVGPTGAGKSTVLKLLLRLYDVDDGAIRIDDQDIREVSLPSLRQSMGYVGQESFLFYGTVEENITYGTFEADREEIVEAAKAAEAHEFIQNLPDGYDTMVGERGVKLSGGQRQRVAIARAVLKDPDILVLDEATSDVDTETEMLIQRSIDDLTEERTTFAIAHRLSTIKDADQILVLEGGSIAERGTHDELLANGGLYSHLWGVQAGEIEELPQEFIERAQRRTARTEASTDDDD; encoded by the coding sequence ATGGAGGACGTCGACTGGGACGATGACGATCCCTTCGAGGAGCAACGCGAACGCGTCGAGAGTCCGATGCGACGGTTGCTCTTCGAGTACGGTCGTCCCTACTGGTTCTCGGCTACCGTCGGGCTGATCTCGAGCGTGCTCGCGCGGGCGCTGGATCTGCTGCCCGCACTGCTGCTCGCCGTCGCGATCGACGCGATCTTCGGCGAGGCGGCATTCGCGGAGCAGGTTCCGCTCGTAATCCTGCCGGAAGCCTGGCTGCCGGCGACGCGCGAGGGGCAGTTCTGGTTCGTCGCCGCCGCTATCGCGGGCTCGTTCGCCCTCGGTGCGATCTTTCACTGGCTCCGAAACTGGGGGTTCAACGCGTTCTCGCAGGACATTCAACACGACGTCCGGACCGCAACCTACGACAAGATGCAGCGTCTGGACATGGAGTTCTTCGCCTCGAAACAGACCGGCGAGATGATGTCCGTCCTGAGTAACGACGTCAACCAACTCGAGCGCTTTCTCAACGAGGGGATGAACTCGGCGACCCGACTGATCGTGATGGTCGTCGGCATCTCCTTCCTGCTGTTCTGGCTCAACCCGCAACTCGCGCTGGTCTCGCTCGCACCCGTCCCGCTGATCGCGATCTTCACCTACATCTTCGTCAAAAAAATCCAGCCGAAGTACGCCGCCGTCCGCTCCTCGGTCGGGAAGGTGAACTCGCGACTCGAGAACAACCTCGGCGGGATCGGCGTCATCAAGTCCTCGAACACCGAAACGTACGAGTCCGACCGCGTCGAGGACGTCTCGAAGAAATACTACGACACGAACTGGGAGGCGATCTGGCTGCGCATTCGATTCTTCCCGGGCCTCCAACTCATTTCGGGGATCGGATTCGTCCTCACGTTCGTCGTCGGGGGCTACTGGGTCTTCACCGGCACCGCGCCGGGGCCGTTCACCGGAACGCTCCAGGAGGGTGTCTTCGTCGCCTTCATCCTCTACACGCAGCAACTGGTCTGGCCAATGGCCCAGTTCGGCCAGGTCGTCAACATGTACCAGCGCGCCGAGGCCTCGAGCGAGCGCATCTTCGGCCTGATGGACGAGCAGGGGCGGATCGAACGCGACGAGGGGGCCGCGGATCTCGAGGTAACCGAGGGCCGCGTCGAGTACGACGAAGTGAGTTTTGGATACGAACAAAACGAGCGGATCATCGACGACATCTCCTTCGACGTCGACGGCGGCGAGACGGTCGCGCTCGTCGGCCCGACGGGGGCCGGGAAGTCGACCGTCCTCAAACTCCTCCTTCGACTGTACGACGTCGACGACGGGGCGATCCGCATCGACGACCAGGACATCCGTGAGGTTTCACTGCCGAGTTTGCGCCAGTCGATGGGCTACGTCGGCCAGGAGTCGTTCCTCTTCTATGGCACCGTCGAGGAGAACATCACCTACGGCACCTTCGAGGCGGACCGCGAGGAGATCGTCGAGGCGGCGAAAGCCGCCGAAGCCCACGAGTTCATCCAGAATCTGCCGGACGGCTACGACACGATGGTCGGCGAGCGCGGCGTCAAGCTCTCGGGCGGTCAGCGCCAGCGCGTCGCCATCGCCCGCGCGGTGCTCAAGGATCCGGATATACTCGTCTTAGACGAGGCGACCAGCGACGTCGACACCGAGACCGAGATGCTCATCCAGCGCTCGATCGACGACCTGACCGAAGAGCGGACCACGTTCGCCATCGCCCACCGCCTCTCGACGATCAAGGACGCCGACCAGATCCTGGTGCTCGAGGGCGGGAGTATCGCCGAACGCGGGACACACGACGAACTGTTAGCAAACGGCGGCCTCTACTCGCACCTCTGGGGCGTCCAGGCCGGCGAGATCGAGGAGTTGCCACAGGAGTTCATCGAGCGCGCCCAGCGCCGAACGGCCCGTACGGAAGCCAGCACCGACGACGACGATTAA
- a CDS encoding DUF192 domain-containing protein: protein MVLERVWKSLLLLVALSLIGLLVLQLGLITPPWAEEQAEVRVLEADTGDELAVVDAEVADTRAERYTGLSDHDSLADGEGMLFVHSSEGERTYFMREMDFDIDIIFVDADREITSIEAARAPDADEDGENLEYTGRAQYVLEVPRGYADERGIEPGDEIEIEYQ from the coding sequence ATGGTCCTCGAGCGGGTCTGGAAGTCCCTCCTTCTCCTCGTCGCCCTCTCCTTGATCGGCCTGCTCGTCCTCCAACTGGGACTGATCACCCCGCCCTGGGCCGAGGAACAGGCCGAAGTCCGAGTCCTCGAGGCCGACACCGGCGACGAACTCGCCGTCGTCGACGCGGAGGTCGCGGACACCCGCGCCGAGCGCTACACCGGGTTGAGCGATCACGACTCGCTCGCCGACGGCGAGGGGATGCTGTTCGTCCACTCGAGCGAGGGCGAGCGAACCTACTTCATGCGCGAGATGGACTTCGACATCGACATCATCTTCGTCGACGCCGACCGCGAGATCACGTCCATCGAGGCGGCTCGGGCACCCGACGCCGACGAGGACGGCGAGAACCTCGAGTACACCGGCCGGGCTCAGTACGTCCTCGAGGTGCCGCGAGGCTACGCCGACGAACGGGGAATTGAACCGGGCGACGAGATCGAAATCGAGTACCAGTAA
- a CDS encoding ABC transporter ATP-binding protein has protein sequence MSTEDLTRREKLRGLYLVATYRPALTVFLIVFSGIVAILEGVGVSFIIPIIEMAQGSGEAAADDELVGVFLTAFEFVGIPFTLGYIVLTVSAVITVRYLASFAVGWMRVWLRTHYVRDLQSQAFRSALDARVAYFDKEGSDDVLNAIVTQAEYAGKVIRDFVRFFEQVLLIGMYLAIAFYISPLMTVVAGVAIVSLTFLVRHVLEGGYDVGDQVADANEGIQQSVQTGTQGIRDVKLIGKHDEIYDTFSTHLERFTTSSIKLGRNEAAIGCAYNLGIAVMVFGLIYVSITFADMSLGALAAFLFIMFQLGPRVSNANEYFYKVEGRLPHLVRTQQFIEELEANRDHEGGDCPVPERPTPLAFEDVSFSYEPDEPVLDDLSFRVDDGEFVAFVGQSGEGKSTIAALVARLYEPDSGEITANGDSIDEFDTDEWRSRLAFVRQDPYIFNTTLLENVTAGNSEATRAEVEEACEIAQVTEFLDELPEGYDTELGDDGVRLSGGQRQRVALARALLEDADILVLDEATSDLDANIERRVQDGIESMSQEYTILAIAHRLSTVRDADRIYTLEDGTIAERGEHGQLLELDGAYAELYSAQ, from the coding sequence ATGTCTACCGAGGATCTCACACGCCGCGAGAAGCTCCGGGGGTTGTACCTCGTTGCGACCTATCGCCCGGCACTCACGGTCTTCCTCATCGTCTTCAGCGGGATCGTCGCCATACTCGAGGGCGTCGGGGTGAGTTTCATCATCCCGATCATCGAGATGGCACAGGGATCGGGCGAGGCGGCCGCGGACGACGAACTCGTCGGCGTCTTCCTGACCGCGTTCGAGTTCGTTGGAATCCCGTTCACGCTGGGGTACATCGTGCTGACCGTCAGCGCGGTGATCACCGTCCGGTATCTCGCGTCGTTCGCCGTCGGCTGGATGCGCGTCTGGCTGCGGACCCACTACGTCCGCGACCTCCAGTCCCAGGCCTTCCGGAGCGCGCTCGACGCTCGAGTCGCCTACTTCGACAAAGAGGGCTCCGACGACGTTCTCAACGCGATCGTGACGCAGGCGGAGTACGCCGGAAAGGTGATCCGGGACTTCGTTCGCTTCTTCGAACAGGTGCTCCTGATCGGGATGTACCTCGCCATCGCCTTCTACATCTCGCCGCTCATGACGGTCGTCGCCGGGGTCGCCATCGTCTCCCTGACCTTCCTCGTTCGACACGTGCTCGAGGGCGGCTACGACGTCGGCGATCAGGTGGCTGACGCGAACGAGGGGATCCAACAGAGCGTCCAGACGGGGACCCAGGGGATCCGGGACGTGAAGCTCATCGGGAAACACGACGAGATCTACGACACGTTCTCCACCCACCTCGAGCGCTTTACTACCTCGTCGATCAAACTCGGCCGCAACGAGGCCGCGATCGGTTGTGCGTACAACCTCGGAATCGCCGTCATGGTCTTTGGCCTGATCTACGTCTCTATCACGTTCGCGGACATGTCGCTGGGCGCGCTGGCCGCGTTCCTGTTCATCATGTTCCAGCTCGGGCCGCGGGTCAGCAACGCAAACGAGTACTTCTACAAGGTCGAAGGCCGCCTCCCCCACCTCGTCCGAACGCAGCAGTTCATCGAGGAACTCGAGGCGAACCGGGACCACGAGGGCGGCGACTGTCCGGTTCCGGAGAGGCCGACGCCGCTGGCGTTCGAGGACGTCTCGTTCTCCTACGAACCCGACGAGCCGGTGTTGGACGACCTCTCCTTCCGCGTCGACGACGGCGAGTTCGTCGCGTTCGTCGGCCAGTCTGGGGAGGGGAAATCGACCATCGCCGCGCTGGTCGCTCGCCTCTACGAACCCGACAGCGGCGAGATCACCGCCAACGGCGACTCGATCGACGAGTTCGACACCGACGAGTGGCGCTCGCGACTCGCGTTCGTGCGCCAGGACCCGTATATCTTCAACACGACGCTCCTCGAGAACGTCACGGCCGGGAACAGCGAGGCCACCCGGGCAGAGGTCGAAGAGGCCTGCGAGATCGCCCAGGTCACCGAGTTCCTCGACGAACTGCCCGAGGGCTACGACACCGAACTCGGCGACGACGGGGTCCGACTCTCCGGCGGCCAGCGTCAGCGCGTCGCCCTCGCCCGCGCCCTGCTCGAGGACGCCGACATCCTCGTGTTAGACGAGGCGACGAGCGACCTCGACGCCAACATCGAACGCCGGGTCCAGGACGGCATCGAATCGATGTCCCAGGAGTACACGATCCTCGCCATCGCCCACCGCCTCTCGACGGTTCGGGACGCGGATCGGATCTACACGCTCGAGGACGGCACCATCGCCGAACGCGGTGAGCACGGACAGTTGCTCGAGCTGGACGGGGCGTACGCGGAGCTGTACTCGGCGCAGTGA
- a CDS encoding DUF7344 domain-containing protein, translated as MEALTSSQEDQELSADTILELLANRRRRYLLYALRGQDGPIELSTLAEQVAGWEHDVPPDEVAKNEYKSVYVSSVQCHVPKLADAGVVDHDEDNHTVVLSENFTQLEPYLRVVVKDEPENSTLHAALTQESGDGLLGQIRENVARLKH; from the coding sequence ATGGAAGCACTTACCTCGAGTCAGGAGGATCAAGAACTCTCTGCCGACACCATCCTCGAGTTGCTTGCTAACCGTCGCCGCCGATACCTCCTCTACGCGCTGCGCGGACAAGACGGCCCGATCGAGCTGTCGACGCTCGCCGAACAGGTCGCGGGCTGGGAACACGATGTCCCACCGGACGAGGTCGCCAAAAACGAGTACAAGAGCGTCTACGTCTCATCGGTGCAGTGTCACGTCCCGAAACTGGCCGATGCGGGTGTCGTCGACCACGACGAGGACAACCACACCGTCGTCCTCTCGGAGAACTTCACTCAACTCGAGCCGTACCTCCGCGTCGTCGTCAAGGACGAGCCGGAGAACTCGACGCTCCACGCGGCCCTCACGCAGGAGTCCGGAGACGGCCTGCTGGGACAGATTCGAGAGAACGTCGCCCGACTCAAACACTAA